One genomic region from Shewanella aestuarii encodes:
- a CDS encoding aromatic amino acid transport family protein yields MNFKTIGSISIVAGTAIGGGMLALPLATAALGMIPALILLVVIWGISAYTSLLMLEINLRTGVGDNVHAITGKTLGKTGQLIQGASFLSLLFALTMVYLMGGSSLLENRLAPLGIDLSNQAAVLIFTVIFGGIIAVGVTWIDKISRLLFSAMVVLLVLVVAFLLPEVNLAVTLSNTVSQVAEGSELTNLWLAAIPVVFTSFGFHVCIATIVRYLDGNAMSLRKVLLIGSTIPLVCYILWILVTLGTLGGETVHNFEGSLPMLVSALQGVAQSNIVSQFIDLFANLALITSFLGVTMSLFDYVAELTRANNDKIGRTKTWLITFIPPLLCALFYPDGFFQVLGFAAIPLVVMIIFLPIAMAFKLRPQNLGGYQVSGGTPALIAAGICGAIMVIAQLIVALS; encoded by the coding sequence GTGAATTTTAAAACTATTGGATCTATTTCCATCGTTGCCGGAACGGCAATTGGTGGAGGCATGCTGGCACTTCCGCTGGCAACCGCTGCGCTAGGAATGATTCCTGCACTGATTTTATTGGTGGTCATTTGGGGGATCTCCGCATACACCTCTTTACTCATGCTGGAAATCAACTTACGCACAGGCGTCGGTGACAATGTCCATGCCATTACAGGTAAAACATTAGGAAAAACCGGTCAACTGATCCAAGGCGCTTCATTTTTAAGCTTATTGTTTGCGCTCACCATGGTGTATTTAATGGGCGGTTCATCGCTACTTGAAAACCGTTTAGCTCCTTTAGGCATCGATTTAAGTAATCAAGCTGCAGTACTGATATTTACGGTCATTTTTGGCGGCATTATTGCGGTGGGTGTAACTTGGATTGATAAAATTTCACGATTGCTTTTCTCTGCAATGGTAGTGTTACTAGTATTAGTGGTTGCCTTTTTGCTACCGGAAGTGAATTTAGCTGTCACACTCAGTAACACCGTCAGTCAAGTCGCAGAAGGATCTGAGTTAACTAACTTATGGTTGGCAGCCATCCCAGTGGTATTCACCTCTTTTGGTTTTCACGTTTGCATTGCAACCATAGTTCGCTACCTAGATGGTAATGCCATGTCATTACGTAAGGTATTACTGATTGGCTCAACCATTCCATTGGTCTGCTATATTTTGTGGATTTTAGTCACTCTAGGTACATTGGGCGGAGAAACTGTTCACAACTTTGAAGGCTCGCTACCTATGCTGGTTAGCGCCTTACAAGGCGTAGCGCAATCAAATATTGTCAGTCAGTTTATCGACTTATTTGCTAACTTAGCTCTGATCACATCGTTTTTAGGCGTAACCATGAGCTTATTTGATTATGTTGCTGAATTAACTCGTGCTAACAATGACAAAATCGGCCGCACTAAAACCTGGTTAATCACGTTTATTCCGCCACTATTATGTGCGCTATTTTACCCAGATGGATTTTTCCAAGTGCTTGGTTTTGCCGCTATTCCATTAGTGGTAATGATTATCTTTTTACCGATAGCCATGGCCTTTAAGCTGCGGCCACAAAACTTAGGTGGATACCAAGTTTCAGGCGGCACGCCCGCTTTGATAGCCGCAGGGATTTGTGGTGCTATTATGGTTATCGCTCAACTCATTGTTGCGTTAAGTTAA
- a CDS encoding lysozyme inhibitor LprI family protein: protein MKPLLSPSLTIVTLSLSPYLFAASPTFDCAKAQGEVEQLICQSDELSQLDQQLLPLYRQVLSLLDEQDAKVFKAKQRGWIKGRNDCWKANDKNQCIQYEYQIRLTELQIASASVEVPAKTLYQCADQRLITAYFYNNTAIAAVVFTVSGPQLTPTQPHLGLIVPSASGAKYQA, encoded by the coding sequence ATGAAGCCACTGCTCTCTCCAAGCTTAACCATAGTGACGCTAAGCCTGTCACCATACCTTTTCGCCGCTTCACCAACATTTGATTGTGCCAAGGCACAAGGAGAAGTCGAGCAGTTAATTTGTCAATCTGATGAGCTAAGTCAGTTAGATCAGCAATTATTGCCTTTATATCGACAAGTCTTGTCTCTCCTTGATGAACAAGATGCAAAAGTATTCAAAGCGAAGCAACGCGGCTGGATAAAAGGTCGAAATGACTGCTGGAAAGCTAATGATAAAAACCAATGCATACAATATGAATATCAAATAAGGCTAACAGAGCTACAAATTGCTTCAGCGAGCGTTGAGGTTCCTGCGAAAACCCTTTATCAGTGTGCAGATCAACGCCTTATAACAGCTTACTTTTATAACAACACCGCCATTGCAGCTGTCGTATTTACTGTTAGTGGGCCACAATTAACACCAACTCAACCACATTTAGGTTTAATAGTACCATCGGCTTCAGGCGCTAAGTATCAAGCATAA
- a CDS encoding cytoplasmic protein, whose product MSISVNAPSNMPTSIDSASSLKVAVMAKNQQKVEGQMALQLIEAATPPAQPIGNTGHNINTKA is encoded by the coding sequence ATGTCAATTTCAGTTAATGCCCCAAGCAATATGCCAACCTCGATTGATTCAGCAAGTAGTTTAAAAGTTGCTGTAATGGCAAAAAATCAGCAAAAAGTTGAGGGTCAAATGGCATTACAACTTATCGAAGCTGCCACCCCACCAGCACAACCAATTGGTAATACTGGTCATAACATCAACACTAAAGCTTAA
- a CDS encoding MarR family winged helix-turn-helix transcriptional regulator produces MPTRDPLALENQVCFSLYSVTNAMIRAYRPLLDELCLTYPQYLAMLVLWAESGISVKTLGEKLHLDSGTLTPLLKRLEAKQLVIRGRSDIDERVRVLHLTEQGKALRQQAQAIPEMMRCKVGGELEQLQQLKVLCDNALKVLNSDKASSCEM; encoded by the coding sequence ATGCCAACTCGTGATCCATTAGCGCTTGAAAATCAAGTGTGTTTTTCTTTATATAGTGTAACAAATGCGATGATCCGTGCTTATCGCCCTTTGTTAGATGAGCTTTGTTTAACCTATCCACAATATTTAGCCATGTTGGTGTTATGGGCGGAATCTGGCATCAGTGTGAAAACCCTAGGTGAAAAACTGCATTTAGACTCAGGTACATTAACCCCGTTATTAAAACGCCTCGAAGCAAAACAACTTGTTATTCGTGGCCGCAGTGACATTGATGAGCGTGTGCGTGTACTGCATTTAACCGAGCAAGGGAAAGCCTTAAGACAGCAGGCGCAGGCAATTCCAGAGATGATGCGTTGTAAAGTCGGTGGTGAACTGGAGCAACTGCAACAATTAAAGGTGCTATGTGATAACGCTTTAAAAGTATTGAACTCGGATAAGGCATCAAGCTGTGAAATGTAA
- the rlmC gene encoding 23S rRNA (uracil(747)-C(5))-methyltransferase RlmC, whose translation MKCNFFEGGQCRSCQDIQTPMATQLAKKMAKLQDYFAPLTVKQWLPAIASEENGFRNKAKMVVLGAAHQPILGIVSPQGDAVSLCDCPLYPSDMQALLHRLQLFVQQAGIPPYRVDKQKGELKFILLTRSYAAGEFMLRFVLKSEQAIDRIKRELPKLQAEFPKISLVSVNIQPVHMAILEGEQEIFLTEQTRLEDKLNDVPLYIRPKSFFQTNPKVAANLYQTAREWVAEFKPNHIWDLFCGVGGFGLHCANESIKLTGIEIEAEAIECAKMSADKMGLTKVSFSALDSSSFAKNDQDPNKPDLIIVNPPRRGIGQSLCQSLSEFAPKAIIYSSCNPVSLVKDLQMIQGYHITKAQLFDMFPHTDHYEVLVMLERMK comes from the coding sequence GTGAAATGTAATTTTTTTGAAGGTGGTCAATGCCGTTCTTGCCAAGATATTCAAACACCTATGGCAACACAGCTGGCGAAAAAAATGGCAAAGTTGCAGGATTACTTTGCACCGCTAACGGTTAAACAGTGGTTACCTGCAATAGCCAGTGAGGAAAACGGTTTTAGAAATAAAGCCAAAATGGTGGTGTTAGGTGCGGCTCACCAACCTATTTTAGGTATAGTTTCGCCACAGGGAGATGCAGTTAGTTTATGTGATTGCCCTTTGTATCCATCGGATATGCAGGCTTTATTACATCGATTACAGCTGTTTGTTCAGCAAGCTGGCATTCCACCTTATCGGGTTGATAAGCAAAAAGGTGAGCTTAAATTTATTTTACTTACTCGCAGCTATGCCGCCGGTGAGTTTATGTTGCGTTTTGTGTTAAAAAGCGAACAAGCCATCGACCGAATCAAGCGTGAGCTTCCTAAGTTGCAGGCTGAATTTCCGAAAATTAGCCTAGTGTCGGTAAATATCCAACCGGTACATATGGCGATTTTAGAAGGTGAGCAAGAAATCTTTCTAACCGAGCAAACTCGCCTTGAAGATAAATTGAATGATGTGCCGTTATATATAAGGCCAAAAAGCTTTTTTCAAACAAACCCTAAAGTGGCGGCAAATCTTTATCAAACCGCAAGAGAATGGGTTGCTGAATTTAAGCCAAACCATATTTGGGATTTATTTTGTGGTGTGGGTGGTTTTGGGCTGCATTGTGCTAATGAGTCAATCAAATTGACAGGTATTGAAATTGAAGCTGAAGCCATTGAATGCGCCAAGATGTCGGCTGATAAAATGGGCTTAACTAAGGTTAGCTTTAGCGCTTTAGATTCATCAAGTTTTGCTAAAAACGATCAAGATCCAAATAAACCTGATTTAATCATTGTTAATCCGCCACGCCGTGGGATTGGGCAGTCACTTTGTCAGTCACTAAGTGAGTTTGCACCAAAAGCGATTATTTATTCGAGCTGTAATCCTGTGTCGTTAGTCAAAGATTTACAAATGATCCAAGGCTATCACATTACCAAAGCGCAGTTGTTTGATATGTTTCCGCACACGGATCACTATGAAGTGCTAGTGATGTTAGAAAGAATGAAGTAA